Proteins encoded together in one Caldicellulosiruptor saccharolyticus DSM 8903 window:
- a CDS encoding YerC/YecD family TrpR-related protein codes for MNQKLKNEMTDHLFEAILELKTIEECYNFFEDLCTVKEIQELSQRFEVAKLLFEGAKYSEITQKTGASPATISRVNRCLNYGADGYRTVLERIKEKTRLDEQK; via the coding sequence ATGAATCAAAAACTGAAAAACGAGATGACCGACCATCTTTTTGAAGCCATACTGGAACTTAAGACAATAGAAGAATGTTATAACTTTTTTGAAGATTTGTGTACTGTAAAAGAGATTCAGGAACTTTCGCAACGATTTGAAGTTGCAAAGCTTTTATTTGAAGGTGCTAAGTACAGTGAGATAACCCAAAAAACAGGGGCTTCTCCTGCTACAATAAGCAGAGTAAATAGATGTTTAAATTATGGAGCAGATGGATATAGAACTGTATTAGAAAGAATAAAAGAAAAAACAAGATTGGATGAGCAAAAGTGA
- a CDS encoding ECF transporter S component — translation MDKKTKFWIFSGILIAAVFVLTFTIKIPLLTGYFNIGDVIIMLASILFGKGVGFLSGSFGSALSDIASGYLVYAPFTFLIKGLEGYICGLIFEKLEKGKKPNLGFIVATVLSGIWMAFGYFLSEAFVLKYVSSALNVNRDLQFGFKTALVNLPFNLLQGILSAVIAIVLIVPLYKNKFIGKMRT, via the coding sequence ATGGACAAGAAAACGAAGTTTTGGATATTTTCAGGAATATTGATAGCAGCTGTTTTTGTGTTAACCTTTACAATTAAAATACCGTTGCTAACAGGCTACTTTAATATCGGTGATGTTATTATTATGCTTGCATCTATTTTGTTTGGCAAGGGAGTAGGGTTTTTATCGGGTTCTTTTGGTTCTGCTCTTTCAGATATAGCTTCTGGTTATTTAGTCTATGCTCCATTTACATTTCTCATTAAAGGATTGGAAGGGTACATATGTGGTCTTATATTTGAAAAGTTAGAAAAAGGTAAAAAACCAAATCTTGGTTTTATTGTAGCAACCGTACTCAGTGGTATTTGGATGGCATTTGGTTATTTTTTGTCAGAAGCTTTTGTGTTAAAATATGTGTCATCAGCATTAAATGTTAATAGGGACCTGCAGTTTGGATTTAAAACGGCGCTTGTAAATCTTCCGTTTAATTTGTTGCAAGGGATATTGTCAGCTGTAATTGCTATAGTATTAATTGTGCCCCTTTATAAGAATAAATTTATTGGGAAGATGAGAACTTGA
- a CDS encoding LA_3659 family protein, protein MSDNNVLELVVSSLQSLNASFENVGKRLENIEKQLEGMGKRIDSMEKRLDSVEKRLDSVEKRLDSVEKRLDTMEKRFDQLEKRLDSLEQKLDRVEQRLDMVEQRLDRVEQRLDNLEMRVTRLENEVGELKDNVKELNRRMNAVYDQVAFLTEFRTEVLIFKDETNKKFEKVTKEQEAIKDWLKDQEVEIRTLKLAQNQ, encoded by the coding sequence ATGAGTGATAACAATGTTTTAGAACTTGTAGTATCTTCTTTACAGAGTTTAAATGCCTCGTTTGAAAACGTGGGGAAAAGACTTGAAAATATTGAAAAGCAACTCGAAGGTATGGGGAAACGGATAGATAGCATGGAAAAACGACTTGATAGCGTGGAAAAACGACTTGATAGTGTGGAAAAACGACTTGATAGTGTGGAAAAACGACTTGATACCATGGAAAAACGATTTGACCAGTTAGAAAAGAGATTAGATAGCTTAGAGCAAAAGCTGGATAGAGTGGAACAAAGACTTGATATGGTAGAGCAAAGATTGGATAGAGTAGAGCAAAGATTAGATAATCTTGAAATGAGGGTCACAAGATTAGAAAATGAAGTAGGAGAACTCAAAGATAATGTGAAAGAGCTTAACAGAAGAATGAATGCAGTATATGACCAGGTTGCATTCTTAACAGAGTTTAGGACGGAGGTTTTAATATTCAAAGATGAAACAAATAAGAAATTTGAAAAAGTCACCAAAGAGCAAGAGGCAATAAAGGATTGGTTAAAGGACCAAGAAGTTGAAATAAGAACCTTAAAGCTTGCCCAAAATCAGTAA
- a CDS encoding THUMP domain-containing class I SAM-dependent RNA methyltransferase, with product MMELFIATAFGVESVTKEELVRLGYKDLKVENGRIFVQGDIEDIPRLNINLRTANRVFAILKKFKAETFDELFSGIYDFEWQEILPKDANILITGRSEKSKLFSISSCQSITKKAIIEKLKKKYSVSWFEETGNLYKIEIALLNDTAYVLFDTTGESLHKRGYRKLQSLAPLKENIAATLVILSRWRPQQEVLWDPFCGSGTIPIEAAMIAKNIAPGLNRTFLAEQNGFVSQDLWNKARLEVIGKIDYNSKFNILASDIDEKMIYIAKTNAKAAGVEKDIRFFKADGRKIKKSSDKGIIITNPPYGERIDNSDIFNLYRDFGKCLRDFSGWRFFILSGYDKFEKAFGKKADKNRKLYNGKIKTYLYFYIQV from the coding sequence GTGATGGAGCTTTTTATAGCGACTGCCTTTGGTGTTGAATCTGTAACAAAAGAGGAATTGGTAAGATTAGGATATAAAGATTTAAAAGTTGAAAATGGAAGGATATTTGTTCAAGGAGATATAGAGGATATTCCAAGGCTTAATATAAATCTTAGGACTGCAAATAGGGTTTTTGCCATACTTAAAAAATTTAAAGCAGAGACGTTTGATGAGCTTTTTAGTGGCATTTATGATTTTGAGTGGCAAGAAATTCTTCCCAAGGATGCTAATATCCTTATAACAGGCAGGTCTGAAAAGTCCAAGCTTTTTAGTATAAGCAGCTGTCAGTCTATAACAAAGAAGGCTATAATTGAAAAGTTAAAGAAAAAGTACAGTGTATCATGGTTTGAGGAGACAGGGAATCTCTATAAGATTGAAATTGCTCTTTTGAATGATACAGCATATGTACTTTTTGATACAACAGGTGAATCTCTTCACAAAAGAGGATACAGAAAACTTCAGTCACTTGCGCCTTTAAAAGAAAATATAGCAGCGACATTGGTAATTTTGAGCAGGTGGAGACCTCAACAGGAGGTTTTATGGGATCCCTTTTGTGGTTCGGGAACAATTCCTATTGAGGCAGCTATGATTGCTAAAAATATTGCACCTGGTTTGAATAGGACATTCTTAGCTGAGCAAAATGGTTTTGTGTCTCAAGATTTATGGAACAAGGCAAGACTTGAGGTTATTGGAAAAATTGATTATAACAGTAAATTTAATATTTTAGCTTCTGACATAGATGAAAAGATGATTTATATTGCAAAGACTAATGCAAAAGCTGCAGGGGTTGAAAAGGATATAAGATTCTTTAAAGCAGATGGCAGAAAAATCAAAAAATCTTCGGACAAAGGCATAATTATTACAAATCCACCTTATGGAGAGAGGATAGATAATAGTGACATTTTTAATCTTTATAGGGATTTTGGAAAATGTCTAAGAGATTTTAGTGGCTGGAGATTTTTTATTTTATCTGGCTATGATAAGTTTGAAAAGGCGTTTGGCAAGAAGGCAGACAAAAATAGGAAACTCTACAATGGGAAGATTAAAACTTATCTTTATTTTTATATTCAAGTATGA
- a CDS encoding DUF6873 family GME fold protein, whose product MRYLKFPYLPSKKVTHVLIDKRAYDKTVYILEDLKIEAIFCEESNDVYNAISSHPDIFYFHYEDNLIFAAPNSPKKTTDELCKLGFNIIFGERNVSKKYPGDIGYNLARIGNFVFHNFRFTDKIILKYIEKDNLRKIHVNQGYSKCSILIINERAIITSDKKIYKKALENNIDALLIVPGFIKLEGLNYGFIGGCGGLIDKDVLIFNGDISKHPDYSKIKEFLNKYKIECLCVEGFELSDIGSIIPLCQQ is encoded by the coding sequence TTGAGATATCTAAAATTTCCTTATTTGCCAAGTAAAAAAGTTACCCATGTTTTGATTGATAAAAGAGCTTATGATAAGACAGTCTATATCTTAGAAGATTTAAAGATTGAAGCAATTTTTTGCGAAGAATCAAATGATGTATATAATGCCATTTCTTCTCATCCAGACATATTTTATTTTCACTATGAAGATAATCTAATATTTGCCGCTCCCAACTCACCAAAGAAAACTACAGACGAACTTTGTAAATTGGGATTCAATATAATATTTGGTGAGAGGAATGTATCTAAAAAGTATCCTGGGGACATTGGCTATAATTTAGCAAGGATTGGTAACTTCGTCTTTCACAATTTCAGATTTACTGATAAAATTATTTTAAAGTACATTGAAAAAGATAACTTAAGGAAAATACATGTAAACCAAGGATATTCAAAGTGTTCGATATTAATTATAAACGAAAGGGCGATTATAACCTCAGACAAGAAAATTTACAAAAAAGCTCTTGAAAATAACATAGATGCACTTTTGATAGTACCCGGATTTATAAAATTAGAGGGTCTAAATTATGGATTTATTGGTGGTTGTGGAGGATTAATTGACAAAGATGTTTTAATTTTCAATGGTGATATATCAAAGCATCCAGATTATAGCAAGATTAAAGAATTTCTAAATAAATATAAAATTGAATGCTTGTGTGTAGAAGGCTTTGAGCTTTCAGATATAGGTTCGATCATTCCTTTGTGTCAGCAGTAA
- the ytxC gene encoding putative sporulation protein YtxC, whose protein sequence is MQILSLGVAEEPFFVYSRLKKQFDELENIKGLSIEQGQSGEITFYGIFLNDEEIKRNLDLYTYERIKYFIAAALCNVIIDYTKEKLICKLVEENYYFLDGIEKEKILLESRKKMNEIIESSGFSNIRYEIIKKVLDFLDNNFEFNFEGFLTFRLKEYLKVINNIIEDAASKYFLEREYIQFINLLKYFLDLQNTKIDLVHIVPDEKAYILYDKELKEVKNEFFEMLSKNLKLNLSKDDILLSRLISLSPQQIIFHRHCSANLSQDILEILSLVFEQRIHFCDECEIEKSKTITKSEE, encoded by the coding sequence ATGCAAATATTGAGTTTGGGAGTGGCAGAAGAACCTTTCTTTGTATATAGTAGATTAAAAAAACAATTTGATGAATTAGAAAATATAAAAGGGCTCTCAATAGAACAAGGGCAGAGTGGAGAAATAACTTTTTATGGGATATTTTTGAATGATGAGGAGATAAAGAGAAACCTTGATTTATACACATATGAAAGAATAAAATATTTCATTGCTGCAGCTCTGTGCAATGTGATAATTGACTATACAAAAGAAAAGCTGATTTGTAAATTAGTAGAGGAAAACTACTACTTTTTAGATGGTATAGAAAAAGAAAAGATTTTGCTTGAAAGTAGAAAAAAAATGAATGAAATAATTGAAAGCAGCGGATTTTCGAATATTAGATATGAGATTATTAAAAAGGTTTTAGACTTTCTTGATAACAACTTTGAATTTAATTTTGAAGGCTTTTTAACATTTAGGTTAAAAGAATATCTTAAGGTTATAAACAATATCATTGAAGATGCAGCAAGCAAGTACTTTTTAGAAAGAGAATATATCCAGTTTATAAACTTATTGAAATACTTTTTAGATCTCCAAAATACAAAAATAGATTTAGTCCACATAGTTCCTGATGAAAAAGCGTATATTCTATATGACAAAGAACTTAAAGAGGTAAAAAATGAGTTTTTTGAAATGTTATCAAAAAATTTGAAGTTAAATCTTAGCAAAGATGATATATTGCTCAGCAGATTAATATCTCTTTCTCCCCAGCAAATTATCTTTCACAGACATTGCAGCGCCAATCTTTCTCAGGATATTTTAGAGATACTTTCTCTTGTATTTGAACAGAGAATTCATTTTTGTGATGAGTGTGAGATTGAAAAATCAAAGACTATTACCAAAAGTGAGGAATAA